In Curtobacterium sp. L6-1, a genomic segment contains:
- a CDS encoding McrC family protein yields the protein MLPSTIELREADQLVVRRLPRAVAVGLASANIATVAPTLGTDEFCVSGVRKVGVVRIAGHTVWLKPKTPVRRLFAMLGYARAGSAIWTEDDFGFEEDEDLVPALAHAFVRQASRALAGGPLRGYVTREDALPLVRGRWRIGDQLTRRGGQPLPVEVSFDDYVEDIVENQVLLTAATRLLRLPGVPADVLGALRRIVRVLDGASVIPVGAPVPVVRPDRRNARHRSALALASLVLTGSSVEQRAGSIVASGFLVDMWSVFEDFVSAALREAFKPYGGVLVSQYKSTLDVEGTVKIAPDLVWLVDGEVRACIDVKYKVEKHGQYPNADLYQLAAYCRRFGLGQGHLVYAAGGSAPIGTVGLLGGPVLRRSAVSLDLPSKWTLDGISQLVRDIADANGHGIACLDAQPEA from the coding sequence GTGCTTCCGTCGACGATTGAGTTGCGGGAGGCGGACCAGCTGGTGGTGCGCCGGCTGCCGCGGGCGGTGGCCGTCGGTCTGGCATCGGCGAACATCGCGACCGTCGCGCCGACACTCGGCACAGATGAGTTCTGTGTGAGCGGCGTCCGGAAGGTCGGGGTGGTCCGCATCGCCGGGCACACAGTCTGGCTCAAGCCGAAGACGCCCGTGCGGCGGCTGTTCGCGATGCTCGGGTACGCACGCGCCGGGAGTGCCATCTGGACCGAGGACGACTTCGGCTTCGAGGAGGACGAGGACCTCGTCCCAGCGTTGGCGCACGCATTCGTGCGGCAGGCCTCGCGGGCGCTCGCAGGAGGGCCGCTCCGCGGGTACGTGACGCGGGAGGACGCGCTACCGCTCGTGCGCGGACGGTGGCGGATCGGCGACCAGCTGACGCGGCGGGGTGGGCAGCCTCTGCCGGTCGAGGTGTCGTTCGACGACTACGTCGAGGACATCGTGGAGAACCAGGTGCTGCTGACCGCTGCGACGCGGCTACTCCGGTTGCCGGGTGTGCCTGCTGATGTGCTCGGGGCGCTTCGGCGGATCGTGCGGGTGCTCGATGGGGCGTCGGTGATCCCGGTCGGGGCGCCGGTGCCGGTCGTCCGGCCGGATCGACGCAACGCGCGGCACAGGTCGGCGCTGGCATTGGCGTCGCTCGTGTTGACTGGGTCGTCGGTCGAACAGCGCGCCGGGTCAATCGTCGCGTCAGGATTCCTCGTCGACATGTGGTCGGTGTTCGAGGACTTCGTGTCAGCTGCGCTGCGCGAGGCATTCAAGCCGTACGGGGGAGTGCTTGTGTCGCAGTACAAGTCGACGCTCGACGTCGAGGGGACGGTGAAGATCGCGCCGGACCTCGTGTGGCTCGTCGACGGGGAGGTACGGGCGTGCATCGACGTGAAATACAAGGTGGAGAAGCACGGGCAGTACCCGAACGCCGACTTGTACCAGCTGGCCGCGTACTGCCGGAGGTTCGGGCTTGGGCAGGGACACCTCGTTTACGCGGCAGGGGGGTCGGCTCCCATCGGAACTGTCGGGTTGCTCGGCGGACCCGTGCTCCGTCGCTCCGCCGTATCCCTCGACCTGCCGAGCAAGTGGACGCTGGACGGCATTTCGCAGCTGGTTCGGGACATCGCAGATGCCAACGGGCACGGCATCGCGTGTCTCGACGCACAACCAGAAGCTTGA